Sequence from the Mytilus galloprovincialis chromosome 10, xbMytGall1.hap1.1, whole genome shotgun sequence genome:
aatccattaacttaaactaaagttattgtccggaagcGAAATGTGTCAGAAGACTACCTAGATGACAATGACAACATTCTAGCATTATATAAACACAAAATTTTGTTCTGCCGTTgtataaaaatggtaaaatttgtcattATAGGTCAATAATTCAAATAAAGAGTCATCTAACAATATTGgccatgtgacttatttgtagatttggtctttctaatattttttccTTCTCAAATTATAGATTTCATAATAAtaagcaaaaaagaaaaaaatatttggtaaaatttGATAGGGCTTCTCCCACAAGAAGTTGTATGACAGTTTTGACATAAATGAACAGCAAGTtctcaacattctgaacatttctACCTCTGTTAGATTTTCTCTTTTCATACTGGTTTTCCTGAGACAAAATTACCATTTTACCCAggactatgttctattttaagccatgtgtCTGTATGTCTGGCCATCTTTGTTGACAGGCAGGGTCATGTAACACATTTATAAAACTAGATATTGATGATGATTGTGgctgtttggttaaatttggcaagaAGAGGAGAAGTTTTTATTTAGTTTGAAAGATTATGATGCGGACAATAGAAGCCAGTCACGTGGccttagaaaaaaaatcttttgaaaatatgaaaatacacTTCTGAGCTCCAAAAAATTCAGACCAGGAACTTTTTGAATGCAGACAAGGAAACATTTTATCTTTTCTTTGTTATCTGTAAAATTGCATGACTTACTTGTAATGTATTCAAGCTAAACAATTGTTAATTAATTCTCTATCTTATAATTACAATGACAATCTTATAATTACAATGACAAAGGACAGAATAATAAAATGACAGACATAGTCATAGGTCAACGATTTTCGTCTATCACTTTAAAATTAGTTACAAGGATAAAAAATTGCACAATCAAACCTTTGCTACAGCAGGACATGCATCTCTTCGCACTGTTTCTATGCCTTTAGCATCAAATATTGGTTCCTTTTGGTCTCGCGTTTCATAACTAAATCCTACATATCTCTTCTTTGTTTGCAAGACACAAGGAAGATAaacctaaataaaaaaaacattaaactcACATCAAACAATAGCTATAGGCAGTTTCTGCCACCTTACCCAACTATCAGAGTTATTCAGTACATTCCATTCACAATTAAGTTTTTCCTTTTTCCaagaaaaataattatcaaaggtaccatggctcataatttagtatgccagacgcgagttttatctacataagactcatcggtgacgctcagaataaaaaagttataaagccaaagaagAACAAAGatgaagaccattgaggaccaaaaattcccaaaagttatGCCAtaaacggctaaggtaatctatgccttggatgagaaaatccttagtatttcgaaaagttcataattttgtaaacaggaaattttttaaaatgaccatataattgatattcatgtcaacaccgaaagtgctgactacagggctggtgataacctagaggacgaaacgtccaccagcagcggCATGGAACTATACAAAAATGTCTGGCAATGAATAAAATTATGATAGAAGACCTGTACACTAAAGGTCATTCATCAACGAAAGTTACTGTTTTTGATTGGGTTTGCCTTGTTCAATCTCTACTTTCTGCATAGTTTTATCGGGTTGGTTGCTTGTGAAGCTTTCTTGACAGTGGTGGCAGGCAAGACAaaaatttttaacaacttcatCACTGTAAAAGTAATACTCAAATCTTGTCTTAACTTGACGAGCGCTGTGTATTGGCTTAGGCAACAACACAACATCTTATTTGTGCACAGAATCATACATAATCATTTAATCAAATTATTCATACCAGTAATTAACTTGATTTAGATTAAATCCTATTTACCTTTTCAAATTTGAGTTTAATTGGACTTGGATGCATATCTGTTACAGCATCACAGATTTCATAACCAATCTTGAAAGCATCATCTTTACTTCTACCTTTCAATAAGATGAACatgctgaaaaaaatattgttgaagtTGTATATCATTAGTTGACAAATTCATGACAACCATGACTGACTAAAACTCATTAATTTGATTCACAACAGAATAATAAAAGTTCCAAGGGAAACTATAGGCTGGAGTTTGGGCCTCAAAACTGGAGATTATACACATTCTATTGACATTTTTCATTgttcatgttaagtt
This genomic interval carries:
- the LOC143047179 gene encoding DNA polymerase zeta catalytic subunit-like isoform X2, which gives rise to MFILLKGRSKDDAFKIGYEICDAVTDMHPSPIKLKFEKVYLPCVLQTKKRYVGFSYETRDQKEPIFDAKGIETVRRDACPAVAKVLERSIKVLFTTRDVSQVKQYVQNQCRKIMEEKVSMLDLVFAKEFRGMSGYKPGACVPALEISRK
- the LOC143047179 gene encoding DNA polymerase zeta catalytic subunit-like isoform X1, whose protein sequence is MFILLKGRSKDDAFKIGYEICDAVTDMHPSPIKLKFEKVYLPCVLQTKKRYVGFSYETRDQKEPIFDAKGIETVRRDACPAVAKVLERSIKVLFTTRDVSQVKQYVQNQCRKIMEEKVSMLDLVFAKEFRGMSGYKPGACVPALEISRFPQKRCG